The genomic stretch CGGCCGCCGCCCCAGGGAGCGCGCGAACTCGTGCAGCAGGCGCGTCTTCCCGATCCCCGGCTCGCCCAGCAGGACCACGTGCCGCCCCTCGCGCCAGGCCTGCCCCATGCGCTCGAGCTCGCGCTCGCGGCCGGCCAGCGGGGCGCGCTTCCAGCGGCGCACCTGCACCTTGCCGGTACGCAGCTCCTCGGCCAAGCGGCGCGTCTCCTGCACCGGGGGCAGCTGCAGCTCCCGCTCCAGGAAGGCGGCGTACTCCTCGTAGAACTCCAGCGCCTTGCGCACCTCGCCCAGCTGCGCGTAGAGGCGCATGACGGCCCGGCAGGACGCCTCGCGCAGGGGGTCGCGCTCGAGCACCCGCCGCTGCAGCGCCAGCGCCGCCCGGGGCTCGCGGCCCGCCAGCCGCTCCGCCTGGGCCACCAAGGCGTCGACGTAGCGCTCCTCGAGGCGCTCGCGTACGATCAGCAGCCAGTCCTCGAACGCCGACGGCACGTCGGCGGCCGTGCCCTCGAGCAGGCGGCCGCGGTAAAGCTCCAGCGCCCGGGCGTAGTCGGCCCGCTCGAGGGCCTCTTCGAAGGCCTGCACGTCGGCGGCGGCCCCCAGCGCGAGCTGCGAGCCGCGGCGCACGACCAGCCCCGGGAAGCGCTGCTCGAGCCGGTGCAGCTCCACGCGCAGGTTGCGCATGGCGTGCTCGTTGCCCCAAAGCAACTCGGCCAGCAGGGTGCGCTCGCTGGGACCCTCGACCGCCAGGTAGGCCAGGATCGCGGGCCGCCGGCGCCCCGCCAGCGGCACCCAGCCACCGCCCACGCGCACCTCCGGCGGCCCCAGCAAGCGTACTTCGCCCGGTTGGCTCACCTTGCCTGATTCTACGGACGCGGCCCCGCCCGGGTCAAACGTCCCTTGTTCCGCTTCTAGCGCAGGGAAACGCCCAGGCGGAACCCCAGGTAGGGCCGGGTCGCGAGCGGCGTGAACCAGAAGCGCTGACCCAGCTGCATCTCCGCGAACAGCCCCACGCTCTTCATCGCGGTGAAGTAGGCCTCGAGCCCCAGCATCGCGTGCCCGTTCACCTCGGGGTCGGCCCTGAGCAGGCTAGCCGTCGCCCCCGCCCCCGCGTAGTAGGCAAGGTCGACCGCCTCGCCGCCGTCGGAGTAGAGCGTGCCCGCGGCCAGCACCAGGTCCAGCGAGACGGCCACCGAGTAGCGCGTGGGGTCGGCCCGCCCGGGCGCCAGGCCCACGCTCATGCGCCACCCCTCGGGGGTCACGAACTGGATGCCGAAGACCTCGGGCCGGCCTCCGTACAGCCCCGCGCCGCCAACGGCCCCGGCTCCGCCGGCAACGGCCAGCAACAGCACCCAAACGATACGTCGCATACGGTCTCTTTTCCAATCCAGTGTAAAACGTCCGCATCGCCTTACAGGTGAGATACCCCGCAAAGGTACGCGCCGGTTCGCGGCGGCAGCGGCCGTTCGGCCCGTCGCCATCGGCATCGCGGCTTGTGACGGTGTTGTGACCTTGGCTGTCTACCTTGACGAATGAGGGGGTGAGAACGATGCGTAGTAGGTCGCTGATCTGGCTGGCCCTGGCGATCGTGCTCGCCGCCTGCGGCGGGCCGACGACGAGCAAGGGGTGCCCGCAACCCGCCGAGTTCGACCATCCGAGCTGCGTCTTCGACGACCCCGGCACCGTCTTCGGGCCCTGAACCCGCATGGGCGAACAACGGGGAGGTGAAGCATGAAGCAGCTGAAGTACGTATTTCTCGGAGCCTTCATCGTGCTCCTCGGCCTTTGGGCCGTGGCGCTTACCGTTCCCCACACCTTCCGGGAGGGGGACGTGATCAGCTCAGCCAAGATCAACGAGGACTTCCAAACCCTGGCCGACGCGGTAACCGTGCTGGAAGCCAAGCTCTCGGCGGTACAGGCGGCGCAGAAGGCGCTGCCCTCGAACGCCGGCGTGCTCGCCTACGCTTACGTCGACAACAACGCTCCGGCGAATAACCTCTACTACGCCTTTAACTCCACGGGTGGCAACGTCAGCGTAACCTACGAAGCCACCGGAACGTACCGGGTCACCTTCGAGAACCTCGATCTGAGCCAGGTTAGCCTGATGCTCGCTGTCGTCGACTCGACCAAGCCCCAGATCTGCACCAACAGTCCTATCGCGAGCAGCACCGACACCGTCACGATCAACTGCTTCAACTACGACGGCACCGCAACGGACACGGCCTTCTACATCACCATCGTGCGCTGACGCGGCGCCGCACCGGCCCCCGCGGACCCGGTCCGCGGGGGCCGGCGATCACACCATACGCGCCCGCCAGTACCCCCACGCCAGCGTAAGAGCGCGCACCGCGTTGATCAGGATCATCCCCCACCACACCCCTGCGAGCCCCCAGCCCATGGGCACGACGAGCAGCATCTCCACCGCGCCCGCGCCGGCGGCCAGCAGCATGGCCGCGGCAAGGAAGCGGAAGCGCTCGGCGGCCATGAAGATACCGTCCCAAACGAAGACCAGGGCGTTGAGGGGCTGCGGCGCCCAAAGCAGCACCCAGACGCCCCCCACCGCGGCCAGCACCTCGGCGTCGTCGGTGAAGACGCGCGGGATCCAGGGCCGGCCCAGCGCCAGCAGCGC from Oceanithermus desulfurans encodes the following:
- a CDS encoding branched-chain amino acid ABC transporter substrate-binding protein yields the protein MRSRSLIWLALAIVLAACGGPTTSKGCPQPAEFDHPSCVFDDPGTVFGP